In the genome of Flexistipes sinusarabici DSM 4947, one region contains:
- the hflX gene encoding GTPase HflX, which yields MIDRNNTIQYVLVGTNKEVLIPKLHRFALVPGKLRGLRLVHTHLYNEELTDDDFTDLVLLRLDSVSAVTMDENGNPLKMHSAHIMPPDADKPYEVFTDKDPYDQKLDYLSFIKSLEEEVESKTKQLHETKLYESAILIGVYSNKYEAGESMAELRELAASAKIEVMDTFYQIKNKPNPKYIVGSGKLKEIVIKALSSGVDYLIFDNQLSPAQSKAVANFTELKVIDRTQLILDIFAARAKSNEGKLRVELAQLKHILPKLSARDDSLSRLTGGIGGRGPGETKLEVDRRRINDRIAFLNKKLKNIEKNRNVQKGKRLKNNLPIVSIIGYTNAGKSTLLNALTKCDTYSDNLMFATLDTSSKRIRFPRERDVIITDTVGFIRDLPAGLKGAFKSTLEELDDSDLLLEVVDASSYHYKQHIQSVSEILNELGLNEKRKILVFNKIDKLSEDEIFEIEREYPEAVLVSAIKKHSLDPLLKKIQSVLFQEGKEVLFSGQH from the coding sequence TTGATCGACAGGAACAATACCATTCAATATGTACTTGTTGGCACAAATAAAGAAGTTCTTATACCAAAACTGCACAGATTTGCGCTTGTGCCTGGTAAATTGCGCGGCTTAAGGCTGGTACACACACACTTATACAATGAAGAACTGACAGATGATGATTTTACCGATCTTGTTCTTTTACGGCTCGACTCCGTATCTGCTGTTACTATGGATGAAAACGGTAATCCCCTTAAAATGCATTCAGCACACATTATGCCGCCGGATGCTGATAAACCTTATGAGGTTTTTACCGATAAAGACCCCTACGATCAGAAGCTGGATTATTTAAGTTTTATTAAATCCCTGGAAGAAGAGGTCGAAAGTAAAACAAAGCAGCTCCATGAAACAAAATTATATGAAAGTGCAATACTCATAGGTGTCTATAGTAATAAATATGAAGCCGGAGAATCCATGGCAGAATTGAGAGAACTCGCTGCCAGTGCAAAAATTGAGGTCATGGATACCTTCTATCAGATTAAAAACAAGCCTAATCCAAAATATATCGTGGGTTCCGGTAAGTTAAAGGAGATTGTCATCAAAGCTCTTTCCAGCGGTGTGGATTATCTGATTTTCGATAATCAGCTTTCACCGGCGCAGTCAAAGGCCGTGGCAAATTTTACTGAGCTCAAAGTGATAGACAGAACGCAGCTGATTCTGGATATCTTTGCTGCACGTGCAAAGTCAAATGAAGGTAAGCTGAGGGTTGAGCTTGCCCAGTTGAAACATATTCTTCCGAAACTCAGCGCAAGGGACGATTCCCTTTCCAGACTCACAGGGGGGATAGGTGGCAGAGGCCCCGGTGAAACAAAACTTGAAGTGGACCGTCGTAGAATTAACGACAGAATAGCTTTTTTAAACAAGAAACTGAAAAATATAGAAAAAAACAGAAATGTTCAAAAAGGTAAAAGGCTGAAAAATAATCTACCCATTGTGTCGATTATTGGATATACAAATGCCGGGAAATCAACTCTGCTCAATGCTCTTACCAAATGTGACACATATTCGGACAATCTTATGTTTGCAACACTTGACACCAGCTCCAAACGTATCAGGTTTCCAAGAGAACGTGATGTTATTATAACCGATACGGTGGGTTTTATAAGAGATCTGCCCGCCGGTCTCAAAGGGGCATTTAAATCAACACTGGAGGAGTTGGATGATTCCGATCTGCTGCTGGAAGTTGTAGACGCCTCAAGTTACCATTATAAGCAGCATATTCAGTCTGTGTCAGAAATTTTAAATGAGCTTGGTTTGAATGAAAAAAGAAAAATACTTGTTTTCAACAAAATTGATAAACTGAGCGAAGATGAAATCTTTGAGATTGAGAGGGAATATCCTGAAGCCGTTCTTGTTTCGGCAATAAAAAAACACAGCCTTGACCCGCTTCTGAAAAAAATACAGTCCGTATTGTTTCAGGAAGGAAAAGAAGTGCTTTTCAGCGGCCAGCATTAA
- a CDS encoding response regulator gives MKILLVDDEKHFKNIFSILSRKYKFQFECAENIKEAIRLINENNFDLAVIDYSLPDGNGTELNRFIKLNHPSLKTALSTGYTDMVENTANGDFDYYIRKDRIVLFMEKHLNN, from the coding sequence ATGAAAATCCTTCTTGTGGATGATGAAAAACATTTTAAAAATATATTTTCCATACTTTCCAGAAAGTACAAATTCCAGTTCGAATGTGCCGAAAATATTAAAGAAGCAATAAGGTTAATCAATGAAAACAACTTTGATCTGGCTGTAATCGATTACTCCCTTCCAGACGGCAACGGAACAGAATTAAATCGTTTCATCAAACTGAACCACCCCAGTTTAAAAACCGCATTAAGCACCGGCTATACAGACATGGTTGAAAATACTGCCAACGGAGATTTTGATTATTATATCAGAAAAGACAGGATAGTCCTTTTCATGGAAAAACATTTAAATAATTAA
- a CDS encoding LolA family protein: protein MFNRLFNILLITAFLMPNLLFAASLNNLINRFENINTMHAQFTQKTEIKGFGEDVYKGEIYLINNEKVLWDYNKPYEQYYLFTRNTMEYYDSSTDQLIRQKVTSSSGNNIVFQLLVDISKIKDSFSIEKIAEDKFRLTPKSDMGLKYLTMTFGDKYLKKIYSVDKKENYTEITFENIRLNVDIPAGVFDKEVPLGTEIFNY, encoded by the coding sequence GTGTTTAATAGATTATTTAATATTTTGTTGATTACTGCTTTTTTGATGCCCAATTTACTGTTTGCGGCGAGTCTTAATAACCTTATCAACAGGTTTGAAAATATTAATACGATGCATGCTCAATTTACCCAGAAAACAGAGATAAAAGGCTTTGGTGAGGATGTTTACAAAGGAGAAATTTATCTTATTAATAATGAGAAAGTTTTGTGGGATTATAACAAACCTTATGAGCAATATTATCTGTTTACCAGAAACACGATGGAATACTATGACAGTTCCACAGATCAGCTTATCAGACAGAAGGTTACATCAAGCAGCGGAAACAACATTGTTTTCCAGCTGTTGGTGGATATAAGTAAAATTAAGGATTCCTTCAGTATAGAAAAAATAGCTGAAGATAAATTCAGGTTAACTCCAAAATCAGATATGGGGTTAAAATACCTTACGATGACTTTTGGTGATAAGTATCTGAAAAAAATATACAGCGTGGACAAAAAGGAGAATTACACAGAAATTACATTTGAAAATATCCGCCTGAATGTGGATATACCGGCAGGTGTTTTTGATAAAGAAGTGCCTTTGGGAACGGAGATTTTTAACTACTGA
- the lpxK gene encoding tetraacyldisaccharide 4'-kinase, whose protein sequence is MIKKCLWERRFLTTDMCRIISVGNISLGGTGKTPFVIYLCTELLNRGFRVCVLSRGHKGKIGLGTNIIYDGRKFLVDKELCADEPFLIAQRLQNVPVITGKDRVKSLKLAVERFSPDFVVLDDAFQHRKIHRDVDIVLLDHSNPVSTGFVFPFGYLREMPRNLQRADIIVFTRAKDYNIPDKVGRYIESKPVFFSHMLIDGFYFKGEKFPLDVVQNYKFYAFSGIASNKNFFNMLAGKNIPVISSRSFSDHHSYKRKDFISLTDRLKKSGADYLITTEKDYVKLSDELKNKTFYTAVSMRLDNDLAFWNSIFEKCEKPEKA, encoded by the coding sequence TTGATAAAGAAGTGCCTTTGGGAACGGAGATTTTTAACTACTGATATGTGCCGTATAATCTCAGTCGGCAACATCAGCTTGGGGGGCACCGGAAAAACCCCGTTTGTTATCTATTTGTGCACGGAACTTCTTAACAGGGGATTTCGTGTCTGTGTATTATCGAGAGGGCATAAGGGGAAAATCGGTTTAGGAACAAATATTATTTACGACGGAAGGAAATTTCTTGTTGATAAAGAACTATGTGCCGATGAACCCTTCCTTATAGCTCAAAGGCTTCAGAATGTACCTGTTATTACAGGTAAAGACAGGGTGAAGAGTCTTAAGCTTGCCGTGGAGCGTTTTTCCCCCGATTTTGTAGTTCTGGATGATGCTTTTCAGCATAGAAAAATTCACAGAGATGTTGATATTGTACTTTTGGACCATTCAAACCCTGTTTCCACGGGTTTTGTTTTTCCTTTCGGGTATCTCAGGGAGATGCCCCGAAATCTTCAGAGGGCGGATATCATTGTATTTACAAGGGCAAAAGATTATAATATTCCAGATAAGGTGGGAAGGTATATTGAATCAAAGCCTGTTTTTTTCTCCCATATGTTAATTGACGGTTTTTATTTTAAAGGTGAAAAGTTTCCCTTAGATGTTGTGCAGAATTACAAGTTTTATGCATTCTCCGGGATTGCTTCCAATAAAAATTTTTTCAACATGCTTGCTGGAAAAAATATCCCGGTTATTTCATCCAGATCTTTTTCGGATCATCATAGTTATAAGCGGAAGGATTTTATATCGCTTACGGACAGGTTGAAAAAATCCGGGGCAGACTATTTGATAACAACTGAAAAGGATTATGTGAAGTTATCAGATGAATTAAAAAATAAGACTTTTTATACAGCTGTATCTATGCGTTTGGATAATGATTTGGCTTTCTGGAACAGTATATTTGAAAAATGTGAAAAACCAGAAAAGGCTTAA